The window attgaccaacctaggttgtgatcaggacttttctacctatatgaaattagctacttcataggattaagacccctggttataatgtatctgaagattctatgaactcggtatggccggagttcccgagaggcatctaatgcacttttaggacacgaaacttaggaattgagacatgaatgacctagtatgcctattgattgtTTCGAAGAGACcttttaggagctgttaagatctagttagtgcctacactgtgtgacccaagcctattgcatgttcgtgtttgattgttgccttaagtCTTAgttatatcaactgtttaggtattcattaggtttctatctgctttactaccagtatattaactgtgatgctatATAAtgcttgaattgatatgatctcattagtatgatggaatggttgttagttttcatttaaggttttgccaacttaaaccgacaaactccttccgtttgtgatcagtgttcaatcaacacggcacgttgttattcagttacctaaactgataacgagggttaggattagagcttatcTCACTaacaaacctagtgctttactaaggataacctccgaggtattgttacctttcaattatacgatgtgacgatcgctccaaattcatatggacaatacgtcattcattgatttcattgcgaggtatttgacctctatatgatacgttttgtaaacattgcattcttttgaaaaggcacaccataaatgaatatttaaatcaaaggttttcaacatctgatgatttctacatatagacaatctctgtaaataatagtttacaatagtacttccgttgacaatgcagtcaaaataagatacatggtgatgatttggtgaatgcaacgtttccttgaaaaatatgccatgtatgactccatgcacatagcttgtctaacatataagcaaatagcggaagacttctagggaacctgagaataaacatgctaacaagtgtcaacacaaaggttggtgagttcatagttttagtgtttcgcataatctgtatataaaagtggatcacaagatttcagttgtttcatccagaaacgtttatcaatatattatataaaagtggatcacaagatttcagttgtttcatccagaaatgtttatcaaaatattctacaaaattgagcaccctggtaactaaacttaacgcatatataatttataccctttgtataatcatcttaataatacacgcaaaccaacgtgtacgcttctcaaatagcatacgtccgttaaaaggctagcgctctagctcggacggggatatcaagccctatggatccatatactactactcgcacccaccagttcttataactggcagttactagttaccaaagctaagggattttcggttcaaactcggtgtagaatttagtatgtacttgtatcccttgcgtttaaaataaagtgcatgtattctcagcccaaaaatatatattgcaaaagcaattaaaaagggagcaaatgaaactcaccttagcagcacataaagttggtcatcgtaatgtgaccgaaactcggaatatcaaataatcgtagatctcaacgtatcaatattgagattcaatattgtaggaaagtacgtagacgcaacggagatgataaacactaggtttgattcacaaatatacccccgaacattacccataatctccttggcaataacccataatatccttagctctatcccgcttgaaaaccattttgaaagtgacacgctcatgacctcgtcgtagtattttatgtataatactaattaataataatattactaataatattaagattaataataataataataataataataataataataataataataataataataataataataataataataataataatataaataattaaatgtttacggagtatataaaaaaatgagatcaaagtgcagaaatcgatcaatttatagatataatctggaatccattgtcatgcgatcgcatgagtttcatttgatatggccatgcgatcgcatggccagctgtacctggtcacaaagttttaactttttttttgtcgacataatttaataataatatatataatatatataatttaaattaattaattatatattatattttattcccgtgcttagtggacttgtaatttttgctccgataagtcgtacgtcatcactcgacttatgtctcggttccgatttttcgaatgtcctttcgtacactgagaaaacttgtacattacattttgggacacgtaccttagtcaaaatatagccttaaattatccctaaattatatcattcgaaatataacttatacatttgagtgttttggtcatttacttctataaatcattatctcgatatttgttaaaatacaatttaaaatagtgttttactgtagcaaattcaatttttactgtagcaattcactgtgacaaatagtgatttttgaaaacactgtagcattttgagtactgtagcaatttgaaaatactgtagcaaattagtgttttactggttcatcttaaacgctttagttaacttatctaaatatcaatcgaatcaataaacgaatgttactatcgtttactaaataacttgaaattatatatatgtatatatctttttaatatacataaatcagtttttaaatacacattggaagttatttataaataaattttaataataaatatttcaacttatcatatatattcaaatagatatttaaaccaataattttaatgtacggtatcaaacaattaatacattgttaccttttcaagttatagtatatatgtatctatttacatataattgttcgcgaatcgtcgaaaacaaccgaaggttatttaaatatataaaagtagttcacaaattttgagattcagctttacagactttgcttatcgtgtcgaaaatgttaatcatacaaagattaagtttaaatttggtcagaaatttccgggtcatcacatacgaccaagtgacatacttctcactgctcaaagagaactccaagagttcagagacaagtaggtctgtgtaattggctcatccaaccagatctacatcatcccAATCATagttttaacataagcataattaccttttcgtaacccaatactgatatcttagtcaacatttccctgatctgcatactccagatatccttccactttatttacttttctgcatttaggacctctagctagaatcaactactatcttttatccaggtaatttaactaaaagacaattatccacttgatattcaattcgttaatcagcaaaaaaatacgacactagattaacttacaccttctacaccttagaaagtaaaagtaaatttaggcccatcaaaatataaataaacaaaaccactgcgtgctaccttgatcaactgaattagacgtcctgcggcctaacgacaccgcacgaataaaaccgtccgtttcagccATATCAGGGTGGAGCAAAGTGCCTTTATGAAAAATAGATACATTCTCGATAGTGTGCTAATTGCTAATGGAGTCATTGACGACATGAAGAAAAACAGAAAACGAGGTTTTATTTTTAAAGTTGATTTTCAAAAAGCCTTTGATTGCCTCAAATGGGAGTTCATAGAAGAAACGATGAAAAGTTTGGGTTTCGGGCCAAAGTGGATCAAATGGGTGATGGCATGCCTCACGTCGGCATCAATATCGGTCCTTGTAAATGGATCACTGACTCGTGAATTGAAACTCAAAAGGGGTGTTAGACAGGGAGACCCTATATCTCCTTTTTTATTCATAATAGCAGCCGAAGGTCTATACATTCTAATTAAGAAAGCCGTCGAAAGTGGTTTCATCGAATGAGTGGATGTCGTGCGTGATAACATTAAAGTTTCTCATTTACAATACGCCGACGACATGATCTTGTTTGGAGAATGGAGAAGAAATATCATCTCAAACGTCATCAAGCTCCTTAGTTGTTTTGAGGAATTGTCGGGTTTAAAGGTTAATCTTGGTAAGAGCAAATTATATGGTATTGGCATAAAAAAAGATGATATCGATTCGATGGCTGCTCGTTTTAACTGTGCATTGGACACACTGCCTATGACTTATCTAGGCATCCCACTTGACACAAAAATGAACAAAGCTACCTTTTGGACAATGGTAATTGATAAATTTAAAAAGAGGCTCTCGGAGTGGAAAGCAAGAACAATTTCGTTTGGTGGTCGATTGAATCTTGTGAAGTTGGTACTAAGTAGTTTGCCATTATATTTCTTCTCCTTGTTCCGCGCCCTGGCTAATGTGATCAAGCTACTTGAACCCATCAGGTGCAATTTCTTTTGGGTGGTAATGGGGTTGGGAGAAAActttcttgggttaaatgggaaaaaATTTTAAATTCATACGGGTCGGGGGGTTTAAACATTGGCTCACTCGAGTCAAAAAACCTAGCTCTATTGGGAAAATAGTGGTGGAGATTCAAATCCAACTACAACTCCCAATGGGTTAAACTTATTTGCAGCATATACGGGCCGCGCGGGGGGTTGGGAGATGCTAATAATTCGCTAGTCTCATACTACTTGGTGCAACATAGTCAAAGCAGGGCACAAAGTCGACAACTTAAATGTCTCGTTTTCTTCTTCTTTCCACAAAGAGATTGGAAACGGGAATTCAATAACATTTTGGCTAGATACTTGGCTCGGTTTACTCCACTCAAAGAAAAATTCGGCAAATTGTTCATCTTGGAAGTCAACAAGGACGTAATGGTGCAGGAAAGAATTCAAGTTGCTGATAATATTCGCTCTTATCTTTGGAATTGGTCAAGAGCCCCTAGAGGTAGAGCAATGAGCGATATACAAGAACTAACAAGCATGATGGAGTCGGTAAACATTCAACCTGATGCATTCGACAAAGTTAAATGGGGTCTTGATTCAGATGAGATCTTCACTACTAAAAAACTCGCGGCAATAATCGACGAACAGAAACTTCATACACGTCCCACAATAATCGAAACCATTAGAAATAACGCAATCCCGCAAAAAGTTTCAATTTTCGTTCAGCGAGCAAAGTTAAAAAGAATTCCGGTTCGGTTGGAGTTAGATAAGCGAGGCATTGACTTGGATACTTATGCCCATTGTGCGGAAATGATGTTGAGACCGTTGATCATATTTTAATTAATTGCGAAGAAGTCAAAATCTTGTGGAAAAGCTTTCTTAGGTGGTGGCACATTCCCGAAGACAAGATAAGCGATCTAAACCCACTTTACAACGATTCCATATACGCTTCACTCACAAATTCGGGGCAAACAATATGGGACGCGGTTAAGTGGACTAGTTGCTACTCGATATGGAAGGCTAGGAACAACAATATCTTCAAAGGGAAAGAATGGTCAAGTGGCGG of the Rutidosis leptorrhynchoides isolate AG116_Rl617_1_P2 chromosome 5, CSIRO_AGI_Rlap_v1, whole genome shotgun sequence genome contains:
- the LOC139848703 gene encoding secreted RxLR effector protein 78-like, whose translation is MKNRYILDSVLIANGVIDDMKKNRKRGFIFKVDFQKAFDCLKWEFIEETMKSLGFGPKWIKWVMACLTSASISVLVNGSLTRELKLKRGVRQGDPISPFLFIIAAEGLYILIKKAVESGFIE